Proteins from a single region of Murdochiella vaginalis:
- a CDS encoding urocanate hydratase, with product MLENKQIQEAMTIRLEMDELPEMPKFQEGIRRAPDRGFRLTKSQTEIALKNALRYIPEKFHEQLIPEFLEELKTRGRIYGYRFRPEGRIYGKPIDEYKGKCLEGKAFQVMIDNNLDFEVALYPYELVTYGETGSVCHDWMQYRLIKKYLENLTDETTLVMESGHPLGLFKSRKNSPRVVITNGLLIGEYDNHEDWEIAEEMGVTNYGQMTAGGWMYIGPQGIVHGTFNTILNAGRLKLGLSAEDDLSGKLFVTSGLGGMSGAQGKAAEIAHAVGIVAEVDISRIETRLEQGWISKLAETPEEAVKMAKESLAKKEAMSIAYHGNIVDLLEYMYENNVHIDLLSDQTSCHNVYDGGYCPVGISFEERTRMLAEDHEGFIKLVDKTLARHFAIIKKLTEKGTYFFDYGNSFMKAIYDSGVKEISKNGVDDKEGFIWPSYVEDIMGPLLFDYGYGPFRWVCLSGKHEDLVATDHAAMDAIDPNRRYQDRDNYNWIRDAEENKLVVGTQARILYQDEEGRVNIALAFNKLVREGKIGPVMIGRDHHDVSGTDSPFRETSNIYDGSKVCADMAIQTYAGNAARGMSLIALHNGGGVGIGKAINGGFGLVLDGSDRVDEIIRLSLSWDVIGGVARRNWARNEHAMEVAVAFNKKHPDAHITIPYLADEEKVKAAVAKLF from the coding sequence TTTGGAAATGGATGAGCTTCCGGAAATGCCGAAATTTCAAGAGGGCATTCGGCGCGCGCCGGATCGCGGCTTCCGTCTGACGAAGTCGCAAACGGAGATTGCGCTGAAAAACGCGTTGCGTTATATTCCGGAAAAATTCCATGAGCAATTGATTCCGGAATTTTTGGAAGAATTAAAGACACGCGGCCGTATCTACGGTTATCGCTTCCGTCCGGAAGGCCGCATCTATGGCAAACCGATTGACGAATACAAGGGAAAATGCCTCGAAGGGAAAGCCTTCCAGGTCATGATTGACAACAACTTGGACTTCGAAGTAGCTCTCTATCCTTATGAATTGGTTACCTACGGTGAAACCGGCTCCGTCTGCCATGACTGGATGCAGTATCGCCTGATCAAAAAATATTTGGAAAATTTGACGGATGAAACGACGTTGGTCATGGAATCCGGTCATCCGCTGGGACTCTTCAAATCCCGCAAAAACTCGCCGCGTGTGGTCATCACCAACGGTTTATTGATTGGTGAATATGACAACCACGAAGACTGGGAAATCGCGGAAGAGATGGGCGTAACCAATTACGGACAAATGACAGCCGGCGGTTGGATGTACATCGGACCCCAGGGCATTGTCCACGGCACGTTCAATACGATTTTGAATGCCGGACGCTTGAAGCTGGGCCTATCGGCTGAAGATGATCTGTCCGGAAAACTCTTCGTTACATCCGGTTTGGGCGGCATGAGCGGCGCACAGGGCAAAGCGGCCGAGATCGCGCATGCGGTCGGCATCGTCGCCGAAGTAGACATCAGCCGCATTGAGACACGACTGGAGCAAGGATGGATCTCCAAGCTGGCGGAAACGCCGGAAGAAGCCGTCAAGATGGCAAAGGAATCCCTCGCGAAGAAGGAAGCCATGTCCATTGCTTACCATGGCAATATCGTCGATCTGTTGGAATACATGTACGAAAACAACGTGCACATCGATCTGCTCTCCGACCAGACCTCCTGCCACAATGTGTATGACGGCGGTTACTGCCCGGTAGGCATTTCCTTTGAAGAACGCACCCGCATGCTGGCAGAAGACCATGAAGGCTTCATTAAACTGGTCGACAAAACGTTGGCGCGTCATTTTGCCATCATCAAAAAGCTCACCGAGAAGGGAACCTACTTCTTCGACTACGGCAACTCGTTCATGAAAGCCATCTACGATTCCGGCGTCAAAGAAATTTCCAAGAACGGCGTGGATGATAAGGAAGGCTTTATCTGGCCGAGCTACGTAGAAGATATTATGGGACCGCTGCTGTTTGACTACGGTTATGGTCCTTTCCGTTGGGTATGCCTCTCCGGCAAACATGAAGACCTGGTTGCCACCGACCATGCTGCGATGGATGCCATTGATCCGAATCGCCGCTATCAGGATCGCGACAACTACAACTGGATTCGCGATGCCGAAGAGAACAAACTCGTTGTCGGTACGCAGGCCCGCATCCTTTATCAGGATGAAGAAGGTCGTGTGAATATCGCGTTGGCCTTCAACAAACTGGTTCGTGAAGGCAAGATCGGCCCTGTCATGATCGGTCGTGACCATCATGACGTCTCCGGCACCGACTCGCCGTTCCGTGAGACTTCAAACATCTACGACGGATCCAAGGTTTGCGCCGATATGGCGATTCAGACGTACGCTGGAAACGCTGCGCGCGGCATGAGCTTGATCGCTCTGCATAATGGCGGCGGCGTCGGCATCGGCAAAGCGATCAACGGTGGTTTCGGCCTCGTTTTGGACGGTTCCGATCGCGTCGATGAAATCATTCGTCTCTCGCTCTCTTGGGATGTTATTGGTGGCGTTGCCCGCCGTAACTGGGCACGCAACGAACATGCCATGGAAGTTGCCGTAGCGTTCAATAAGAAACATCCGGATGCCCACATTACCATTCCGTATCTTGCTGATGAGGAAAAAGTGAAAGCTGCGGTCGCGAAACTGTTCTAA